The genomic DNA GTCGAACTCGCGGATGAACGCCCGCCAGCGCAGCGGCACGCCGAGCCACGCCACGCGGAAGTCGTAGACGCTCCCCGCCCGCATCGGCGCCGGCGGCGCGAGGAGACGCAGGCGGAGGGCGGGCGGTGCGAGCCGCGGGAGATTCGCGGGATCGGCGAAGAACGCGAACACCTCGACGCGCGGTCGGGCGAGCCACACGCGCGATTCGAGGATGTGGTCCGCCATGACGCGCGGCTTATGATAGGCAGGTGCCCCCACTCAGTCAAACGCGCGCGTACGGCGCGCTCGTCGCGATCGCGGCCTTGTGGGGCAGCTATCCCGCGACCGGCAAGCTCGCGCTCGAGGACTTCCCGCCGTTCTTCCTGGCGGCCGTGCGCTGCACCGTCGCCTCGTGCTTCCCCGCGTGGCTGCTCACCCGCGCGGGGGCGGACGCGCTCCGCGGCCTCTCGCCGCGCGCGGTGCGCGTCTTCCTCGTCCTCGGCTTCGCGGGGATCTGGGCCTCGACGCAGTGGAGCTACGTCGCGTACTACTACACGACCGCGGGGAACGCGGTGATCCTCCAGGCGGCGTCGCCCGTGATGGTGGCGCTGACCGCGCGCGTCTACCTCGGCGAGCGCCTCCGCCCCGTCCAGTGGGCCGGCGCGGCCGTGTCGGCCTTCGGCGTGCTGCTCGTCGTGACCAAGGGGCGGCTCGCGGCGCTCAGGCTCGAGGAGCTCCACGGCGGCGACTTCATCACGCTCGCGACGCTCATGGGCTGGTCGGTCTACACGGTCTACGGCAAGCGCGTCCTCGGGACGCTCTCGCCCGCCCTCGCGACGACCGGCGCCTACCTCGTGGGGACCATGATGATCCTGCCCACCGCGCTCGTCGTCGCCCCGCTCTACCCGGCGCCGCGCCTTTCCTCGTCCACCGCCTGGGCCGTCGTGCTCTATCAGGGCCTGATCGGTGCGGTGGCCCACGTGTGGTGGTACCGCGCCGTCGAGGTGGTGGGACCGAGCCGCTCGGCGGTGTTCATGAACCTCCAGCCCCTCGTCGGCATCGGGCTCGGCGGCGCTCCTCGGCGAGGGGATCGGGCTCTGGCAGATCTTCGGGACGGCGTGCGTGCTGGCCGGCGTCGCGCTCACGACCCGGCACGGCGAGGCGCTCCCTCGCCGTGCCGGCGACGCTTAGCCGACCTTCCGGACCTCGGCGAGGATCTTGTCGGGCTGGGGCAGCTCACCCTTGCCGTAGCGCTCCGTGAAGCGGACCTTCCCCTGCCCGTCGACGATGAACGTCGCGCGCACGTTGGCGTTCCAGTCGGGCCAGTAGACGCCGTAGTCCCTGGCGACCGAGCGCTGGACGTCGGAGAGGAGCGGGTAGTGGCTGATGCCGACCGCCTTGGCCCAGTTCTCGTGGCTGAAGGGGCTGTCGGTACTGATACCCAGCACCTGGGTATTGGCCGCCTGAAAGTCGCTCACGCGCTTGTCGAAGGCGGGCATGCAGGTGCTTCAGCCCGGCGTCCAGTCCAGCGGGTAGAACAGCAGCACCACGTTCTTCCCGCGGAAGTCCTTCAGGCTCACCTCCTTGAGCCCGATGGTCTTCAGCGTGAACTCGGGCGCCGCGTCCCCCACGTTGAGGGTCTTGTTCTCCGTGCTCACGTGTTCGATCCCCCTTTCGCGAACCGTCTCGGTGCGCGCGTCATGATAGCACGCTCGCCCGCGCGCCCCGCGGGCGCCGGCGGCTTCCGCACCGCCGCCCACGCGCGGTGCCGGCGCGACTCGAGCGGCGCGTCGGCGAGGCCCAGGTACCCCGCCGCCGTCACGACGGCGCCCGTCTCCCAGAGCCGCGCGAACCGCTCGGCGAAGCGCGTGTCGCGGAGGGCGTGATGGTCCATGATGACGCGGCAGCCCGTGGCGTCGAGGACGCGCAGCAGGTTCTCGATCCCCCGCTCGACGACCGCGGCGCCGAGCTCCCGCTCGATATAGGACGGCGGGCCCGAGAGGTAGAGGAGCGTCGGCCGCTCCTGGATCAGGTACGCCGCGGCGACGGGCGAGAGCGGCCCCTGCACGTCGGACGCGAACACGAACCGGTCGCGCTCCGCCGGGTCG from Candidatus Methylomirabilota bacterium includes the following:
- a CDS encoding peroxiredoxin family protein, producing the protein MGGGAEAAGARGARGRACYHDARTETVRERGIEHVSTENKTLNVGDAAPEFTLKTIGLKEVSLKDFRGKNVVLLFYPLDWTPGUSTCMPAFDKRVSDFQAANTQVLGISTDSPFSHENWAKAVGISHYPLLSDVQRSVARDYGVYWPDWNANVRATFIVDGQGKVRFTERYGKGELPQPDKILAEVRKVG
- a CDS encoding CDP-paratose 2-epimerase; translation: MADHILESRVWLARPRVEVFAFFADPANLPRLAPPALRLRLLAPPAPMRAGSVYDFRVAWLGVPLRWRAFIREFD